A stretch of the Meles meles chromosome 19, mMelMel3.1 paternal haplotype, whole genome shotgun sequence genome encodes the following:
- the ZNF550 gene encoding zinc finger protein 550 isoform X3 — MLETCGLLVSLGHPVPKAEFAHLLEHGQELWTGKGGLSRSTCSGDSTKLQTRDPSTPQLVLSEGALLQGSPTQGSSKDSRLAHAKDWEGLVEMQKGQLKPGTDARKETHLGRMSLEDDGLGTEDNLHSRVLQERVSQGHVLRECDPQGRSKGHMIHARNILYKCKQCGKGFNRKWYLVRHQRVHTGMKPYECNACGKAFSQSSTLIRHYLIHTGEKPYKCVECGKAFKRRSYLMQHHPIHTGEKPYECSQCRKAFTHRSTFIRHNRTHTGEKPFECKECEKSFSNRAHLIQHYIIHTGEKPYDCVECGKAFRCSSELMQHQRIHTGEKPYECAQCGKAFHRSTYLLQHSVIHTGETPYKCLECGKAFKRRSHLLQHQRVHT; from the exons ATGCTGGAGACCTGTGGGCTTCTGGTCTCATTGG GGCATCCAGTTCCCAAAGCAGAGTTTGCCCACCTGCTGGAGCATGGGCAGGAGCTGTGGACAGGAAAGGGAGGCCTCTCCCGTAGCACCTGCTCAG GTGACAGCACAAAACTTCAGACCAGGGACCCAAGCACTCCTCAGCTGGTTTTGTCTGAGGGAGCCTTGCTCCAGGGAAGCCCGACTCAGGGATCTTCAAAGGACTCCAGGTTGGCGCACGCCAAGGATTGGGAAGGGCTTGTGGAAATGCAGAAAGGTCAGTTGAAGCCTGGGACAGATGCTCGAAAAGAGACCCATCTGGGGAGAATGAGCCTTGAAGATGATGGTTTGGGGACAGAGGATAATCTGCACTCCAGGGTGTTACAGGAAAGAGTGTCTCAGGGACATGTTCTCCGTGAATGTGACCCACAGGGACGAAGTAAAGGCCATATGATTCATGCCAGGAATATTCTCTACAAATGCAAGCAGTGTGGGAAGGGTTTTAACCGGAAGTGGTACCTCGTTCGACATCAGCGGGTTCACACTGGAATGAAGCCCTATGAATGCAATgcatgtgggaaagcctttagcCAGAGCTCAACCCTTATTCGCCACTACCTCATTCATACCGGGGAGAAACCATACAAGTGTGTGGAGTGCGGGAAGGCCTTCAAACGCAGGTCCTACCTCATGCAGCACCATCCAATtcacactggggagaagccctATGAGTGCAGCCAGTGTCGAAAGGCCTTCACCCACCGCTCTACTTTTATTCGGCATAACAGGACCCACACTGGAGAAAAACCCTTTGAGTGCAAAGAATGTGAGAAATCCTTCAGCAACAGAGCACACCTGATTCAGCACTACATCATCCACACGGGAGAAAAGCCCTACGATTGCGTGgagtgtgggaaggccttcagATGCAGCTCGGAACTCATGCAGCACCAGCGGATTCACACCGGGGAGAAGCCCTATGAGTGTGCccagtgtgggaaagcctttcaCCGGAGCACATACCTCCTTCAGCACTCTGTCATCCACACGGGGGAGACGCCATACAAGTGCCTCgagtgtgggaaggccttcaAACGCAGGTCACACCTCCTGCAGCACCAGCGGGTTCATACTTGA
- the ZNF550 gene encoding zinc finger protein 550 isoform X2: MAPSVDPAQVLVTFKDVAVTFTQEEWGHLDLDQRALYQEVMLETCGLLVSLGHPVPKAEFAHLLEHGQELWTGKGGLSRSTCSGDSTKLQTRDPSTPQLVLSEGALLQGSPTQGSSKDSRLAHAKDWEGLVEMQKGQLKPGTDARKETHLGRMSLEDDGLGTEDNLHSRVLQERVSQGHVLRECDPQGRSKGHMIHARNILYKCKQCGKGFNRKWYLVRHQRVHTGMKPYECNACGKAFSQSSTLIRHYLIHTGEKPYKCVECGKAFKRRSYLMQHHPIHTGEKPYECSQCRKAFTHRSTFIRHNRTHTGEKPFECKECEKSFSNRAHLIQHYIIHTGEKPYDCVECGKAFRCSSELMQHQRIHTGEKPYECAQCGKAFHRSTYLLQHSVIHTGETPYKCLECGKAFKRRSHLLQHQRVHT, from the exons ATGGCGCCGTCCGTGGACCCGGCGCAG GTTTTGGTGACCTTCAAGGATGTGGCTGTGACCTTCACCCAGGAAGAGTGGGGACATCTGGACCTGGACCAGAGGGCCCTGTACCAGGAGGTGATGCTGGAGACCTGTGGGCTTCTGGTCTCATTGG GGCATCCAGTTCCCAAAGCAGAGTTTGCCCACCTGCTGGAGCATGGGCAGGAGCTGTGGACAGGAAAGGGAGGCCTCTCCCGTAGCACCTGCTCAG GTGACAGCACAAAACTTCAGACCAGGGACCCAAGCACTCCTCAGCTGGTTTTGTCTGAGGGAGCCTTGCTCCAGGGAAGCCCGACTCAGGGATCTTCAAAGGACTCCAGGTTGGCGCACGCCAAGGATTGGGAAGGGCTTGTGGAAATGCAGAAAGGTCAGTTGAAGCCTGGGACAGATGCTCGAAAAGAGACCCATCTGGGGAGAATGAGCCTTGAAGATGATGGTTTGGGGACAGAGGATAATCTGCACTCCAGGGTGTTACAGGAAAGAGTGTCTCAGGGACATGTTCTCCGTGAATGTGACCCACAGGGACGAAGTAAAGGCCATATGATTCATGCCAGGAATATTCTCTACAAATGCAAGCAGTGTGGGAAGGGTTTTAACCGGAAGTGGTACCTCGTTCGACATCAGCGGGTTCACACTGGAATGAAGCCCTATGAATGCAATgcatgtgggaaagcctttagcCAGAGCTCAACCCTTATTCGCCACTACCTCATTCATACCGGGGAGAAACCATACAAGTGTGTGGAGTGCGGGAAGGCCTTCAAACGCAGGTCCTACCTCATGCAGCACCATCCAATtcacactggggagaagccctATGAGTGCAGCCAGTGTCGAAAGGCCTTCACCCACCGCTCTACTTTTATTCGGCATAACAGGACCCACACTGGAGAAAAACCCTTTGAGTGCAAAGAATGTGAGAAATCCTTCAGCAACAGAGCACACCTGATTCAGCACTACATCATCCACACGGGAGAAAAGCCCTACGATTGCGTGgagtgtgggaaggccttcagATGCAGCTCGGAACTCATGCAGCACCAGCGGATTCACACCGGGGAGAAGCCCTATGAGTGTGCccagtgtgggaaagcctttcaCCGGAGCACATACCTCCTTCAGCACTCTGTCATCCACACGGGGGAGACGCCATACAAGTGCCTCgagtgtgggaaggccttcaAACGCAGGTCACACCTCCTGCAGCACCAGCGGGTTCATACTTGA
- the ZNF550 gene encoding zinc finger protein 550 isoform X1: protein MAPSVDPAQCPPRILAAPFSDPVTLSEDLCCAGLVCSQVLVTFKDVAVTFTQEEWGHLDLDQRALYQEVMLETCGLLVSLGHPVPKAEFAHLLEHGQELWTGKGGLSRSTCSGDSTKLQTRDPSTPQLVLSEGALLQGSPTQGSSKDSRLAHAKDWEGLVEMQKGQLKPGTDARKETHLGRMSLEDDGLGTEDNLHSRVLQERVSQGHVLRECDPQGRSKGHMIHARNILYKCKQCGKGFNRKWYLVRHQRVHTGMKPYECNACGKAFSQSSTLIRHYLIHTGEKPYKCVECGKAFKRRSYLMQHHPIHTGEKPYECSQCRKAFTHRSTFIRHNRTHTGEKPFECKECEKSFSNRAHLIQHYIIHTGEKPYDCVECGKAFRCSSELMQHQRIHTGEKPYECAQCGKAFHRSTYLLQHSVIHTGETPYKCLECGKAFKRRSHLLQHQRVHT from the exons ATGGCGCCGTCCGTGGACCCGGCGCAG TGCCCACCGCGGATTCTGGCCGCGCCCTTTTCCGACCCCGTGACCTTGAGCGAGGACCTCTGCTGCGCTGGACTCGTGTGTTCTCAG GTTTTGGTGACCTTCAAGGATGTGGCTGTGACCTTCACCCAGGAAGAGTGGGGACATCTGGACCTGGACCAGAGGGCCCTGTACCAGGAGGTGATGCTGGAGACCTGTGGGCTTCTGGTCTCATTGG GGCATCCAGTTCCCAAAGCAGAGTTTGCCCACCTGCTGGAGCATGGGCAGGAGCTGTGGACAGGAAAGGGAGGCCTCTCCCGTAGCACCTGCTCAG GTGACAGCACAAAACTTCAGACCAGGGACCCAAGCACTCCTCAGCTGGTTTTGTCTGAGGGAGCCTTGCTCCAGGGAAGCCCGACTCAGGGATCTTCAAAGGACTCCAGGTTGGCGCACGCCAAGGATTGGGAAGGGCTTGTGGAAATGCAGAAAGGTCAGTTGAAGCCTGGGACAGATGCTCGAAAAGAGACCCATCTGGGGAGAATGAGCCTTGAAGATGATGGTTTGGGGACAGAGGATAATCTGCACTCCAGGGTGTTACAGGAAAGAGTGTCTCAGGGACATGTTCTCCGTGAATGTGACCCACAGGGACGAAGTAAAGGCCATATGATTCATGCCAGGAATATTCTCTACAAATGCAAGCAGTGTGGGAAGGGTTTTAACCGGAAGTGGTACCTCGTTCGACATCAGCGGGTTCACACTGGAATGAAGCCCTATGAATGCAATgcatgtgggaaagcctttagcCAGAGCTCAACCCTTATTCGCCACTACCTCATTCATACCGGGGAGAAACCATACAAGTGTGTGGAGTGCGGGAAGGCCTTCAAACGCAGGTCCTACCTCATGCAGCACCATCCAATtcacactggggagaagccctATGAGTGCAGCCAGTGTCGAAAGGCCTTCACCCACCGCTCTACTTTTATTCGGCATAACAGGACCCACACTGGAGAAAAACCCTTTGAGTGCAAAGAATGTGAGAAATCCTTCAGCAACAGAGCACACCTGATTCAGCACTACATCATCCACACGGGAGAAAAGCCCTACGATTGCGTGgagtgtgggaaggccttcagATGCAGCTCGGAACTCATGCAGCACCAGCGGATTCACACCGGGGAGAAGCCCTATGAGTGTGCccagtgtgggaaagcctttcaCCGGAGCACATACCTCCTTCAGCACTCTGTCATCCACACGGGGGAGACGCCATACAAGTGCCTCgagtgtgggaaggccttcaAACGCAGGTCACACCTCCTGCAGCACCAGCGGGTTCATACTTGA